From the genome of Altererythrobacter sp. BO-6:
GCGGTCGGTAGCGTTTGCGGAAGGTCTGGAAGTCCATGCCGACCGCTGATGGAGCGCGCTGGATCACCTCGGCCAGCCTTGCCGAGCGCAAGTCTTCGGCCTGCTCCACCTCGGCGTCTCTCGCGTGAAAGAGCGCGAGGCGCCGACCGTCGCGATCGCCTGCGCTTGCCAGTCCGTCTGTCGCCATGTCGGTATCGCCACAGAACTCGAAATGCGGGTGACTCGCCCCGCAGTCGGGGCACGAGAGCAGCAGGACCTTGCCCTGAGCGATCACCCCGCTGCCCCAATCAGCTCACGTCCGATCAGCATCCGGCGGATCTCGTTTGTCCCTGCACCGATATCCAGCAGCTTGGCATCGCGCATGTAGCGCTCGACCGGCCAGTCGAGCGTATAGCCCGCGCCGCCCAGCGCCTGGACGCTTTCGGCAGCTACCTTGAACGCATTCTCGCTCGCCAGCAGGATCGTGCCTGCCGCATCGAACCGCGTCGTCTGACCCGCGTCACACGCCTTCGCCACCGCATAGGTATAGGCACGCGCCGATTGCAGCGCGACATACATGTCGGCAACCTTGGCCTGCATCAGCTGGAACGAGCCAATCGGCTTCCCGAACTGCTTTCTCTCACGCAGGTAGGGGATCACCGTGTCGAGGCAGGCCTGCATGATGCCGAGCTGTAGCCCCGCGAGCACCACCCGCTCATAATCCAGCCCGCTCATCAACACGCCCACGCCGCCATTGACCGGGCCCATCACGCGGTCCTCGGGAATGTGGCAATCGTCGAACACCAGCTCTGCCGTGGGGCTGCCGCGCATCCCCACCTTCTCGATCTTCTGACCGATCGAAAACCCCTCGTCGTCCTTCTCGATCAGGAAGGCGGTGATCCCGCGCGATCCGGCGTGACCATCGGTCTTGGCATAGACCACCAGCGTATCGGCCTCGGGCGCGTTGGTGATCCAGAACTTGGTGCCGTTGAGCACGTATCCGCCCGCAACTTCCTCGGCCTTCAATTTCATCGAGACGACGTCCGACCCTGCGCCCGCTTCCGACATGGCGAGGCTGCCGACGCGTTCGCCGGAGATCAGCTTGGGGAGATATTTCGCCTTCTGCTCGTCATTCCCCCAGCGGCGGATCTGGTTGAGGCAGAGGTTCGAATGCGCGCCGTAGCTAAGGCCCACCGAGGCGCTGGCCCGCGAGACTTCCTCGACCGCGATCACATGTTCGAGATAGCCGAGGCCGAGCCCGCCCCATTCCTCTTCCACCGTGATCCCGTGCAGGCCCAGTTCGCCCATCGGCTCCCACAGCTCGCGCGGGAACCAGTCCTCGCGGTCAACCTTTTCGGCAAGCGGCGCGATCTGCTCGTCGGCGAAGCGCGCGACTGTGTCGCGGATCATGTCGGCGGCCTCGCCGAGCTGGAAATCGAAATCGGGGGTGGCGCGCATGGGCTGTTCTTCTCCTCGCCTCGCCCATACCAGCGCGCGCGCATCACGCAAACCGGTTGCAGCTGAAATCACTGCCGATAGCGCGAGATCGGCAATGGCCCTTGGCCGCGCGCGTTCCACCGCCTAGGGTATATTTGGCTGATCGACCGGAGGCTTTTCGATGCGCAATATTCCGCTGCTTGCCTGTGTGCTGGTGCTGGCCGGGTGCAATCCGCCGGCAGACCAGCCCGCTGAAGAAAGCACGCCCGCAGCCGAAGCGACTGCGGAGGCGGACGCCGCAGAGGCGACGGACAGCCCCGAAGCGACACCAACGCCCGAAGAACTGGCGCTGGTCAACACCGCCTGGCGGGTGACCGGCGAAGACGGCGCGATCTACACCACCTTCTTCGATGCCGAAGGCGCCTATCGCGACACCAAGAATGGCGATCCCTGGGCGGATGGTGCGTGGGAACGGCTGGCCGACGGGCGGCTGTGCTTCGAGCCGAGCGATGAAGGCCGTACCGGCGCTTGCTGGACGCTCGGCAAGCACAAGAAGGACGGCACCATGCGCGTCACCGATGACAAGGGGCGCGAAGTGCTGTTGCAGCAGGTGACCTATCTTGCGCCAGTTGCCGAGGCGGAAGGCTGACGCGATCCCACCGGCAGATTCCCCAGCCAAGCCGATGATCGCCTTCGAGAACGCAGCCAGGCATTATGGCGCGGTCGTGGCAGTGGGCGGCGTCGACCTTGCCATTGCGCAAGGCAGCTTTGTCGCGCTGGTTGGTGCGTCGGGTTCCGGCAAATCGACCCTGCTCAAGATGCTCAACACGCTGGTAGAGCCGAGCAGCGGGCGGGTGCTGCTGGACGGGGAAGACGTGACCACGCTGAAGCCTGCAGCCTTACGCCGCCGGATCGGCTATGTGTTCCAAGGCATCGGCCTGTTCCCGCACATGACCGTGGCGGAAAACATCGCGATCGGCCCGCGCCTGCATGGCGAAAAGCTGCCCCCGCAGCGCATTGCCGAATTGCTGGAACTGGTCGAGCTCGATCCCGCGATGGCCAGCCGCATGCCTGATGAACTGTCGGGCGGGCAACGCCAGCGGGTGGGCGTGGCCAGGGCGCTGGCCAACAATCCGCAGGTGCTGGCGATGGACGAGCCGTTCGGCGCGCTCGACCCGATCACCCGCGATGCATTGGGCGAGCGGGTGCGGGCGCTGCATGACCGGCTGGGGCTGACAACGGTGATGGTCACGCATGACATGGCCGAAGCGCTGTTGCTGGCTGACCGGGTGCTGGTGATGGAAGCCGGCCGGATCGTGGCCGATGAAACGCCGGCGGCGCTGATCGGTGGTGCTGGCGGCGCTGAGGCGCAAGCGCTGGTCGCGGTGCCGCGCGCGCAGGCGGAACGGCTCGCCGCGATGGAACGCGAAGGCGGCCGGGCATGAACGGCCTGTGGGACCAATTGCTGGGGCTGGGGCCGCAACTCGCCGCGCATGTGCTGCTCTCGGCCTCGGCGATTGCGCTGGGCATAGTGGTCGCACTGCCGCTGGCGGTGTGGGCCAGCCGCTCGCCCCCGGTTGCGCGTGCAGCGCTTGGCTTTGCCAGCCTGGTGCAGACCGTGCCCGCTTTGGCGCTGCTGGCGCTGTTCTTTCCGATCCTTTTGAGCCTGAGAGTTGTGTTCGGCGAGGGGCTGCCCACGCTGGGCTTCCTCCCTGCGCTGCTGGCGCTGGCGCTCTATGCGCTACTACCGATCCTGCGCAATGCGGTGACCGCGCAGGCCAATCTCGATCCCGGCGTGCTGGAGGCGGCCGATGGCGTCGGGATGACCCGCTGGCAAAAGCTCACGCTGGTCGAAGCGCCCTTGTCAGCGCCCTACGTCATGGCGGGCATTCGCACCGCGGCGGTGTGGACGATCGGCGCAGCAACGCTGGCCACCACGATCGGCCAGCCGAGCCTGGGCGATCCGATCTTCGCCGGACTGCAGACGCAGAACTGGGCGCTGGTGCTGGCCGGGTGTCTTGCCTCTGCCGGGCTGGCGCTGGTGGCCGACTGGCTGTTGTGGTGGATCGAAACCGGCCTCGCCGCGCGCAGACGCTGGCAATGGGGCAGTGCGTTATTGGCCGTGGCGGGCGGAGTGCTGGTCGCGCTGACCTTCCAGTCGGGTGGCGGCGAGCGTGACCGGATCGTGATCGGTGCCAAGGGCTTTTCCGAGCAATATGTGCTCGCGCGGCTGATCGGGCAGCGGCTGGAGGATGCGGGATACGGCGTGGAATATCGCGACGGGCTGGGGTCGGCAGTGGCGCACGGAGCAGTGGCGAGCGGCGATATCGACCTGCTGGTCGATTACACCGGCACGATCTGGACCAACCAGATGAAGCGGAGCGACAACCCGCCGCGCGACGCAATGCTGGCAGAGATCGAGCAATGGGAAGCAGACACCAGCGGCATCCGCGTGCTCGGGCGGCTGGGGTTCGAAAACGCCTATGCCTTCGCCATGCGGCAGGACCGCGCACAGGCGCTGGGTGTCGCAGACCTGGCTGGCCTGGCCCGCGTCGCGCCGCAACTGACGGTTGGCGGCGACCCTGAATTTTTCGAGCGACCGGAATGGGTGGCGGTGCGCGACGCCTATGGCTTGCGCTTTGCCGGGCAGCGCAATTTCTCCCCCACCTTCATGTACAATGCGCTGCAATCGGGCGACGCCGACGTGATCAGCGCCTACACGTCAGACGGGCGGATCGCGGCGGACCGGCTGCGCGTGCTGGCGGACCCGCGCGGCGCCTTTCCCAATTACGATGCAGTGTTGCTCGTCAGTCCGGCGCGAAAAGGCGATGCGGGCCTCATCGCCACGCTGCAGCCACTGATCGGCGCAATCACGGTCGAAGCCATGCGCGAAGCAAATTACGCGGTCGACCGCGACGAGAACAAGCTGACGCCCAATGAAGCCGCGCGGCTGCTCAGCGAAAGGGCGGGGCTTTAGAATCCGGGGGCATCGGTGGGCCAGCCCTTGCCCGTAAGGCCCATCACCTTGAACAGCAGCCCCATCTGGTCTTCGGCGACCAGCCGCGCATGCTGGCGCTTGAGCTTCTCGGCCTCGCCCGGCGAGCGCCGCTGTAGCGCTTCCATCCGCATGTCGATCCCCAGCGCAGTCAGCCAGGCGCCCTGCATCTGCAGGCCGAGCACTTGCACGCCCTGCCGCTGCGCAACCTTGGCGAGCGTTTCGAAATCGACATGCGCGGTCAGATCCATGTCTCCCGGCGCGGAGAATATATCGACCTTCTGGTGCGCCTTGATCGCTTGCAAGGTCGATCCGGAGCGACTCTCGCGCGGGCCGTAATCGATCACCAGCGCGGCCCCGCCCTGCGCCGCCAGCCGATCCGCCAGTTCGCTCATGACCGCGGCCGACGCCGGGCTGGTTTCGATTACCGTGCCCTGGCTGGCATGGCGCCAGCTTTGCGGGACCGCCGCATCCATCGGCTTGTCACCATAAACGAACACCAGCCGGTCACCATCCAGCCCCACCATCCGTTCGCGCCAGCCTTCTGCCGCGCGCAGCAATTGCCGCACCGGCAGGGCATCGAAGAATTCATTGGCGACGATGAGCAGCGGGCCATCCTGAGGCAAGGTGGTGACATCGGCGTGGTGGATCACGCCGCGCATCGTGCCGCGCTGGATCTGGCGCAAGGCGTCTGAGCCTTCGACAAAATGCACCTGCGGGGTGAGGCCGTAGCGCCCGGCTGCGCGCAGTGCATCGACCGCCAGCGTGCCGCGGCCCGGTCCCAGTTCGACATAGTGGACGTTATCAGGTCGCCCAGCCCGCACCCAGATATCGGCCAGCCACAACCCGATCAGTTCGCCGAACACCTGGCTTACTTCAGGCGCGGTGATGAAATCGCCGGTGTCGCCCAGCGGGTTGCGGCTGGTGTAATAGCGTGCGTTGCTGTCACCCATGTATTGGGCGAGGCTGATCGGCCCGTTTTCGCGGATCAGCCGCCGGAATGTCTCCGCCAGGTCGCCGCGCGCATTGTCATTCATGCCTGCGCGGGCTTGGCCTGGCCGGTCCCCACCGGGGGACGGCTTAGCGCGAAGAGCGTTACAATCAATCCAAGCAGAATCAGCGGTATTGTGAGCCATTGCCCCTGACTTAATCCGGTTTCAGCGACGCGATAGGCAAGGTGTGCATCGGGTTCGCGGAAAAATTCGTTAACAAAGCGCGCCGCACCCATCCCTAGCGTGAAAACGCCGACCAGCAGGCCTGGGCGGTAGCGCGCGCTGGTTTTCCAGAACAAAAGCATCATGATCACGAACATGGCCAAGCCCTCCAGCCCGGCCTGGTAAAGCTGGCTGGGATGGCGCACTGTGAAGGTGCTGGCGCATTCGCCGGCCGCGCTGGGCAGGTCGCAGAACACCATCCCCCAGGGCACATCGGTTGCCCGGCCCCAAAGCTCACCATTGATGAAATTGGCGAGCCGGCCCAGGAACATGCCCATCGGCACGGAGACCGAAACATAATCTGCCACCCGCAGGAACGAGAGCTTGCCCCGCCAGCTGACCCACAGCATGGCAAACAGCACGCCCAGCAAGCCGCCGTGGAAGCTCATCCCGCCGTCCCACAGGCGCAGCAATTCCCAGGTCACCAGGCCATCGCCGGAAAAGCTGGTGAACAGTTCGGGGCGGTAGAAAGCGGCATAGCCCAGCCGCCCGCCGAAGATCACGCCCATCGTGCAATAGAAGAAGAGGTCATCGACATGCCGCTGCGCCATCGGCGCGCCCGGCTGCTTGATCATCTTCGTGACATGCCAATAGGCGAACAGGACTCCGCCGAGATAGGCCAGCGAATAGAACCGCAGGGTGAAGAACCCGAGGTCGATCCCTTCGACCAGGCCCAGGTCTTTCCAGAAAATCGGGTCCGATGCGCTGGTTGCGAGAACCCCTGAGGCGGCGAGTAGTGACAGCACGAAGCGAACCTCTATATAGGTGGGCATGCCGCTCCGGCACACCGTTCGGGGCGGCTTTTGGCACAGCCGGGGATTGGGGGAAAGCCTGTTCGCGGAAGGGACTTCCGCTAACGGGCTGCAGGACGCGGCCTCGAGAACAACTCGGGACGACAAGGAGAGAAATTCGCATGCCCACAGAGCTGGACAATGCGCTTGAGCACATCATCGGCGAACTGACCAAGGAAGGCCAGCCGTTCGAGACCGTACCCTTCGAACGCGACGGCATCACCATGCCCGTGTTCAAGAATGCCCCGCCAAGCCTGGCGCACTATTTCGCGCATTTCTGCAACGAGCATAAGGACCTGACCTTCCTGGTCGATGGCGATGTGCGGCTGACCTTCAGCGATTGCTGGACTGCCGCGACTCATGTTGCCGCCGGGCTGGCACAGCATCACGGAGTGACAAAAGGCGACCGCGTGGGGATCGCGGCGCGCAATTCCACGAGCTGGATCATCGCCTATATGGGGATCGTGATGGCGGGTGGCTGCGCCACGCTGCTCAACGGTTTCTGGAGCGGTGACGAGTTGGCCTATGGCATCCGCCTGACCGACTGCAAGCTGGTCCTCGCCGATGCCGGGCGCGCCCGGCGGCTCGAAGGCACCGAGCACGCTGCCAAGATCGTCCTGATCGAACATGATTGCCTACCCGCTCAAGGCCTCGCCAACGTATGGGGTGACGGCGACACCGCCATGGCGATGCTGGGCCAGTTGGGGCCGGACGATATCGCCACCATCCTCTACACTTCGGGTTCAACCGGGCAGTCGAAAGGCGCCTGGTCCGACCATCGCGGCGTGGTGAACGGCATTTTCAACTATGTCTCGCAAAGCGCGATGGCAAAGATTTTGCTCGAATCCCGCGGCGAGGACGTGAGCGCACAGCCCTGCGCGCTGATCGCAGTGCCGCTGTTTCACGTCACCGGCGAGGTGCCGCTGTTCCTGCAGAGCTTCGCCATCGCCCGCAAGCTGGTGATGATGCCGAAATGGGATGCGCGCGAAGCGTTGCGGCTGATGGAAGCGGAAAAAGTGACCTATTTCGTTGGCGTCCCGCTGATGAGCTATGAAATCGCCACCCATCCCGAGCGCGACCAGTTCGATGTATCGAGCTGCAAGAGCTTTGCCGCAGGCGGGGCGCCGCGCCCGGTCGATCACGTCACCAAGATCAAGGAAGCCTTCCCTGGCGGCTTTCCGCTGCTGGGTTACGGCCTGACGGAGACCAATGCAGTCGGCTGTGGCAATTTCAACGAGAACTACCTCGCCAAGCCGGGTTCGACCGGCAAGGCCAGCGTGCCGCTGGTCGACCTGGCGATCCTCGACAATGACGGCAATCCGCGCGCCCAGGGCGAGATCGACGAGGTGTGTATCCGCTCCGTCGCGAATTTCCGCGGCTATTGGGACAACCCGGAAGCGACCGCCGCCGCCTTTACCAAGGATGGCTATTTCCGCACCGGTGACCTCGGCTATCTCGACGAAGACGGCTATCTGTTCATTGTCGACCGCAAGAAGGACATCATCATCCGCGGCGGGGAGAATATCTCCTGCATCGAAGTGGAAGAAGCGATCTATGGCCATGATGCGGTGGCCGAATGTTCGGTGTTCGGCATCCCGGACGAGCGGATGGGCGAGGTCCCGGCGGCAGTCTATTACCTCAAGAAGGGTGCGACGCCGTTGACCGGGGAAGAACTGCGCGCTTTTCTCCTCACCCGCATCGCCCCGTTCAAGGTGCCGCTGCCCGAGCATATCTGGATCTCGGACACGGCGCTGCCACGGCTTGGCACGCAGAAGATCGACAAGCGCACCGTGCGCACGATGTTTGCCAGCGATCTGGTGGCTAGCTGAGGTCACAGCTTGAATTCCCCGCGCGTCCATGACCAGCGAGCGATTATCGATCGCCGCAACCTTGCCGAAGCCATCGCCAAGCTGGCAGCGGACAAGGGCGACAAGGCGCGCGGGGATATCGTCAAACTGCTGCGTGAGGCGCTGGAAGCGGGCCGGGCGGAAATTGCACAGCGACTGCAGGACAAGCCTTCCGCCGGGCATGAATGCGCCGGGGCGCAGGCTTTCCTGATCGACCAGCTTCTGCGCGTGGTGCATGACCATGTCACCGCAGACATCTATCCGGTCGCCAATCGCAGCAGCGCCGAACGGCTCGCGATCCTGGCGGTCGGCGGATACGGGCGGGCCGAAATGGCGCCGCATTCGGACGTCGATATCGCCTTCATCACCCCCACCCGCCGCGCACCGTGGTGCGAGCAGGTGATCGAGGCTATGCTCTATTACCTGTGGGACATGGGCCTGAAGGTCGGCCACTCCAGCCGCACGATAGACGACACCATGCGGATGGCGCGCGAAGACCTGACCATTCGCACTGCGCTGCTCGAAGGGCGCTTTATCTGGGGTGACCGCGCGCTCTACGATGAAACCAGCCGCCGCTTCTGGGCCGAAGTCGCCAAGGGCAGCGAACGCCAGTTCCTGACTCAGAAGCTGGAAGAGCGCAACACCCGGCACAAGCGGATGGGAGACAGCCGCTATGTGGTCGAACCCAATATCAAGGAAGGCAAGGGGGGCTTGCGCGACCTCCAGACGCTCTACTGGATCGGCAAGTATATCCACCGCGTGCGCAGCGCCTCTGAACTGGTCGATGTCGGCCTGTTTACCCGCGCCGAATACCGCAGCTTTCGCCGCGCCGAAGGCTTCCTGCTGGCGGTGCGGTGCCACATGCACATCATCACCGGGCGCGCGGAAGACCGGTTGACGTTCGACCTGCAGCGCGAAGTCGCCGCGCGCATGAATTTCGCTGATCGCCCCGGCAAGAGCGCGGTCGAGCGCTTCATGCAGTTCTATTTCCTGCAGGCGAAGCGGGTCGGCAGCCTGACCGGCGTGTTCCTGTCGCACTTGGACGACGAATTCACCAGCAAGCGCGCGCGCACCGGCTTTTTCGCCGGGTGGAGCCAGAAGCCGCGCCTGCTCAAGGGTTATCGCGTATTCGGCGGCAAGATCGCCGCGCCATCGGATGACTGGTTCCGCAAGGATCCCGTGCGGCTGATCGAGATCTTCCAGCTGGCCGAGGCCAATTCGCTGGAAATCCATCCCGAAACCATGCGACAGGCTGATCGCGACAGCGCGCTGATCAAGGCCGATATCCGTGAAGACGCGCGCGCCAATGCGCTGTTTCTTGATCTTCTGGCCGGGCGCAACGATCCCGAAATGGTGCTGCGCTGGATGAACGAAGCCGGTGTGTTCGGTCGCTTCGTGCCCGACTTCGGGCGGGTCAACGCGCAGATGCAGTTCGACATGTATCACCACTACACGGTCGATGAGCATACCATCCGCGCAATCGGCCTGCTGAACCGGATCGAGAAAGGCGAGCTGGAGCGTGACCATCCGCGTTCGACCCGGCTGATCCACCGGATCAATTCGCGCCGCGCACTCTATGTCGCGGTGCTACTGCACGATATCGCCAAGGGGCGCGGCGGCGACCATTCGGTGCTGGGGGCGGATGTGGCGCGCGAGCTGTGCCCACGCTTCGGCCTGACCGACAACGAGACCGACCTCGTCGCTTGGCTGGTGCGTCAACACCTGCTGATGAGCGCCACCGCTTTCAAGCGCGACCTGACCGATCCGAAAACGATCGAGGATTTCGTTGGCCAGGTGCAAAGCGTCGAGCGGCTGCGCAACCTC
Proteins encoded in this window:
- the lgt gene encoding prolipoprotein diacylglyceryl transferase — encoded protein: MPTYIEVRFVLSLLAASGVLATSASDPIFWKDLGLVEGIDLGFFTLRFYSLAYLGGVLFAYWHVTKMIKQPGAPMAQRHVDDLFFYCTMGVIFGGRLGYAAFYRPELFTSFSGDGLVTWELLRLWDGGMSFHGGLLGVLFAMLWVSWRGKLSFLRVADYVSVSVPMGMFLGRLANFINGELWGRATDVPWGMVFCDLPSAAGECASTFTVRHPSQLYQAGLEGLAMFVIMMLLFWKTSARYRPGLLVGVFTLGMGAARFVNEFFREPDAHLAYRVAETGLSQGQWLTIPLILLGLIVTLFALSRPPVGTGQAKPAQA
- a CDS encoding SAM-dependent methyltransferase translates to MNDNARGDLAETFRRLIRENGPISLAQYMGDSNARYYTSRNPLGDTGDFITAPEVSQVFGELIGLWLADIWVRAGRPDNVHYVELGPGRGTLAVDALRAAGRYGLTPQVHFVEGSDALRQIQRGTMRGVIHHADVTTLPQDGPLLIVANEFFDALPVRQLLRAAEGWRERMVGLDGDRLVFVYGDKPMDAAVPQSWRHASQGTVIETSPASAAVMSELADRLAAQGGAALVIDYGPRESRSGSTLQAIKAHQKVDIFSAPGDMDLTAHVDFETLAKVAQRQGVQVLGLQMQGAWLTALGIDMRMEALQRRSPGEAEKLKRQHARLVAEDQMGLLFKVMGLTGKGWPTDAPGF
- a CDS encoding isovaleryl-CoA dehydrogenase is translated as MRATPDFDFQLGEAADMIRDTVARFADEQIAPLAEKVDREDWFPRELWEPMGELGLHGITVEEEWGGLGLGYLEHVIAVEEVSRASASVGLSYGAHSNLCLNQIRRWGNDEQKAKYLPKLISGERVGSLAMSEAGAGSDVVSMKLKAEEVAGGYVLNGTKFWITNAPEADTLVVYAKTDGHAGSRGITAFLIEKDDEGFSIGQKIEKVGMRGSPTAELVFDDCHIPEDRVMGPVNGGVGVLMSGLDYERVVLAGLQLGIMQACLDTVIPYLRERKQFGKPIGSFQLMQAKVADMYVALQSARAYTYAVAKACDAGQTTRFDAAGTILLASENAFKVAAESVQALGGAGYTLDWPVERYMRDAKLLDIGAGTNEIRRMLIGRELIGAAG
- a CDS encoding ABC transporter ATP-binding protein, yielding MIAFENAARHYGAVVAVGGVDLAIAQGSFVALVGASGSGKSTLLKMLNTLVEPSSGRVLLDGEDVTTLKPAALRRRIGYVFQGIGLFPHMTVAENIAIGPRLHGEKLPPQRIAELLELVELDPAMASRMPDELSGGQRQRVGVARALANNPQVLAMDEPFGALDPITRDALGERVRALHDRLGLTTVMVTHDMAEALLLADRVLVMEAGRIVADETPAALIGGAGGAEAQALVAVPRAQAERLAAMEREGGRA
- a CDS encoding [protein-PII] uridylyltransferase codes for the protein MNSPRVHDQRAIIDRRNLAEAIAKLAADKGDKARGDIVKLLREALEAGRAEIAQRLQDKPSAGHECAGAQAFLIDQLLRVVHDHVTADIYPVANRSSAERLAILAVGGYGRAEMAPHSDVDIAFITPTRRAPWCEQVIEAMLYYLWDMGLKVGHSSRTIDDTMRMAREDLTIRTALLEGRFIWGDRALYDETSRRFWAEVAKGSERQFLTQKLEERNTRHKRMGDSRYVVEPNIKEGKGGLRDLQTLYWIGKYIHRVRSASELVDVGLFTRAEYRSFRRAEGFLLAVRCHMHIITGRAEDRLTFDLQREVAARMNFADRPGKSAVERFMQFYFLQAKRVGSLTGVFLSHLDDEFTSKRARTGFFAGWSQKPRLLKGYRVFGGKIAAPSDDWFRKDPVRLIEIFQLAEANSLEIHPETMRQADRDSALIKADIREDARANALFLDLLAGRNDPEMVLRWMNEAGVFGRFVPDFGRVNAQMQFDMYHHYTVDEHTIRAIGLLNRIEKGELERDHPRSTRLIHRINSRRALYVAVLLHDIAKGRGGDHSVLGADVARELCPRFGLTDNETDLVAWLVRQHLLMSATAFKRDLTDPKTIEDFVGQVQSVERLRNLMILTAVDIRAVGPGTWNSWKGQLLGELYDAAQERLRLGHMRHGREQRVAARQEVVRERLGDKAHLMDEVGKLFDDSYWIAENEDVIARNLVQYDIARRTEEHLSIDCEFDEERGATLVSVIASDHPGLFYRIAGGIALAGANIIDARIHTARTGWAVDNFLVQDPLGKPFREGQQIERLKKSIADALANRVELVPKLAARPLPLSRAGAFDVAPRVTFDNNASNRFTVVEVNARDRPALLNRLARALFESNLVVNSAHITAYGERAADTFYVTDLTGGKITAQERLAEIEQRLLYAASDTRQRQLEEA
- a CDS encoding class I adenylate-forming enzyme family protein, with the protein product MPTELDNALEHIIGELTKEGQPFETVPFERDGITMPVFKNAPPSLAHYFAHFCNEHKDLTFLVDGDVRLTFSDCWTAATHVAAGLAQHHGVTKGDRVGIAARNSTSWIIAYMGIVMAGGCATLLNGFWSGDELAYGIRLTDCKLVLADAGRARRLEGTEHAAKIVLIEHDCLPAQGLANVWGDGDTAMAMLGQLGPDDIATILYTSGSTGQSKGAWSDHRGVVNGIFNYVSQSAMAKILLESRGEDVSAQPCALIAVPLFHVTGEVPLFLQSFAIARKLVMMPKWDAREALRLMEAEKVTYFVGVPLMSYEIATHPERDQFDVSSCKSFAAGGAPRPVDHVTKIKEAFPGGFPLLGYGLTETNAVGCGNFNENYLAKPGSTGKASVPLVDLAILDNDGNPRAQGEIDEVCIRSVANFRGYWDNPEATAAAFTKDGYFRTGDLGYLDEDGYLFIVDRKKDIIIRGGENISCIEVEEAIYGHDAVAECSVFGIPDERMGEVPAAVYYLKKGATPLTGEELRAFLLTRIAPFKVPLPEHIWISDTALPRLGTQKIDKRTVRTMFASDLVAS
- a CDS encoding glycine betaine ABC transporter substrate-binding protein — protein: MNGLWDQLLGLGPQLAAHVLLSASAIALGIVVALPLAVWASRSPPVARAALGFASLVQTVPALALLALFFPILLSLRVVFGEGLPTLGFLPALLALALYALLPILRNAVTAQANLDPGVLEAADGVGMTRWQKLTLVEAPLSAPYVMAGIRTAAVWTIGAATLATTIGQPSLGDPIFAGLQTQNWALVLAGCLASAGLALVADWLLWWIETGLAARRRWQWGSALLAVAGGVLVALTFQSGGGERDRIVIGAKGFSEQYVLARLIGQRLEDAGYGVEYRDGLGSAVAHGAVASGDIDLLVDYTGTIWTNQMKRSDNPPRDAMLAEIEQWEADTSGIRVLGRLGFENAYAFAMRQDRAQALGVADLAGLARVAPQLTVGGDPEFFERPEWVAVRDAYGLRFAGQRNFSPTFMYNALQSGDADVISAYTSDGRIAADRLRVLADPRGAFPNYDAVLLVSPARKGDAGLIATLQPLIGAITVEAMREANYAVDRDENKLTPNEAARLLSERAGL